The proteins below are encoded in one region of Anguilla anguilla isolate fAngAng1 chromosome 3, fAngAng1.pri, whole genome shotgun sequence:
- the LOC118222671 gene encoding ubiquitin carboxyl-terminal hydrolase 37-like isoform X1, which translates to MAPTVPKVLQGDSVRIRISSLELGTTRWKEGGFEINERDSKVSLCLKFSSGGASKIFQLKQNVKNVVLGPKQSLVRLAVTLKDSSVVTFDKVPATLAQRMKEYLEKLKEGKLTGLKTTQGSASFGGILGKRLLNESSPRTASVERQARPHREGQSPLKRLATPSRITSTPEHRGLSENRIEKRKRLTGSGSDLCEDYPKENDSSSNNKASLDSSQKFLLSCKDKLKQAEDNRSSGPLQPSSFYSGRLSSKDYTHGRSFPERPTSASQSPSSRRSLMFPSHSTPFKRIRPSSDYSGWNRPRPSALAPLQPPLQGFSNLGNTCYMNAILQSLFSLQSFTNDLLKQGVLWRTAPANALLRRFIHLLAKKDTSTPEMKRELLRRVKSAISSTAERFSGYMQNDAHEFLSQCMDQMKDDMERINKSSKKEAWEGPQGAWPGEQPDTSRIYTCPVRANMEFEVQHTITCKGCGGVVTKQEQFNDLSIDLPRSAKTLPLLSIQDSLDLFFRMEEIEYSCENCDGKSATVMHKFSKLPRVLILHLKRYSYNAQLSVNSKLGQQVFIPKYLSLLAHCTDSTWPPLGLGWSAQTSTKVSLKPNTSISLDSDSEEEVTRKTASGRRRLSLGDEDRAEKVPGGRRAEPLDHSGIGEDETLAAVLEMSRNEALGSQKEPSSPDTGFGDADVPDHPDADRTSADTTDENKENETPWGTQGETDWPQSSSLRQEEEERELKMALAQSLQEHEAREMEEEDDLKRATELSLQEFNRSVTELLCSAEDSGNEEVFAMEYSEAEAEELKRNAETGEMANSFRLVSVVSHIGSSSSSGHYVSDVYDMKKQSWLTYNDLDVSRTQESAVQRDRERSGYIFFYMQREQFEELEGRGGSSEPGRAVLQPL; encoded by the exons ATGGCGCCAACAGTGCCCAAGGTCCTTCAGGGGGACTCCGTCCGCATCCGCATCAGCAGCCTGGAGCTGGGCACCACCCGGTGGAAAGAGGGCGGCTTCGAGATCAACGAGAGGGACAGCAAAGTCAGCCTGTGCCTGAAGTTCAGCAGTGGGGGCGCTTCTAAAATATTTCAG CTGAAGCAGAATGTGAAGAATGTGGTGCTGGGCCCAAAGCAGAGTCTCGTCCGTCTGGCAGTGACCCTGAAGGACTCTAGTGTGGTTACTTTCGATAAGGTGCCAGCCACGCTTGCCCAGAGAATGAAGGAGTACCTGGAAAAACTTAAGGAGGGGAAACTTACAG GTCTGAAGACAACCCAGGGAAGTGCGAGTTTTGGAGGTATCCTGGGGAAGCGATTGCTCAACGAGTCCAGCCCGCGCACGGCCTCTGTGGAGAGACAG GCCAGGCCCCACAGGGAGGGGCAGTCTCCTCTAAAGCGCCTGGCGACGCCCAGCAGGATCACCTCCACACCTGAGCACCGTGGGCTCTCTGAGAACAG AATCGAGAAGCGGAAGAGGTTGACTGGCTCAGGGAGCGATCTCTGTGAGGACTACCCCAAGGAGAATGACTCCTCCAG CAATAACAAAGCCAGCTTGGACTCATCCCAGAAGTTTCTGCTGAGCTGCAAGGACAAGCTGAAACAGGCAGAAGACAACAGGAGCTCAG GTCCTCTGCAGCCATCATCCTTCTACAGTGGCCGTTTGTCCAGTAAAGATTACACGCATGGTCGTTCATTCCCGGAGAg gccAACAAGCGCAAGTCAGTCTCCCTCCTCTCGAAGGAGCCTAATGTTCCCGAGTCACTCCACCCCCTTCAAGAGGATTCGTCCCAGTTCTGACTACAGTGGGTGGAACAGGCCCAGACCCTCTGCTCTGGCACCACTTCAGCCTCCCCTGCAGGG ATTCTCCAACTTGGGGAACACCTGTTACATGAATGCTATTCTCCAGTCTCTGTTCAGCTTGCAGTCCTTTACCAATGACCTGCTAAAGCAGGGTGTTCTGTGGAGGACGGCTCCTGCTAATGCTCTTCTCAG GCGCTTCATCCACCTGCTGGCGAAGAAGGACACGTCCACCCCGGAGATGAAGAGGGAGCTGCTGAGGAGGGTGAAGAGCGCCATCTCCTCCACGGCCGAGCGCTTCTCCGGGTACATGCAGAac GACGCCCACGAGTTCCTCAGTCAGTGCATGGATCAGATGAAGGACGACATGGAGAGGATCAACAAGAGCTCGAAGAAGGAGGCCTGGGAAGGGCctcagggggcgtggccaggggaGCAGCCTGACACCTCCCGGATTTACACCTGTCCCGTCAGGGCCAACATGGAGTTTGAAGTGCAGCACACCATCACGTGTAAAGG GTGTGGAGGGGTGGTCACCAAACAGGAGCAGTTTAATGACCTGTCCATTGACCTGCCCAGGAGTGCAAAGACCCTCCCACTGCTGTCCATACAGGACTCCCTGGATCTCTTCTTCAGG ATGGAAGAGATTGAATATTCCTGTGAAAACTGCGATGGAAAGTCAGCAACCGTGATGCACAAATTCAGTAAACTCCCCAG GGTGTTGATCCTCCATCTGAAACGGTACAGTTACAACGCTCAGCTGTCCGTCAACAGCAAGCTGGGTCAGCAGGTGTTCATCCCCAAGTACCTCTCCCTGTTGGCCCACTGCACAGACTCCACGTGGCCCCCGCTTGGTCTCGGCTGGAGTGCACAAACATCCAC GAAGGTCTCCCTGAAACCCAACACCTCCATTTCCCTGGACTCAGACAGCGAAGAGGAGGTGACCAGGAAGACTGCCAGCGGCAGACGCAGGCTGAGTCTGGGCGATGAGGACAGGGCAGAGAAG GTGCCGGGCGGCAGGCGGGCGGAGCCGCTGGATCACAGCGGGATCGGCGAGGACGAGACGCTGGCGGCGGTCCTGGAGATGAGCCGAAACGAGGCCCTGGGGTCCCAGAAAGAGCCCAGCAGCCCCGACACCGGCTTCGGAGACGCCGACGTGCCCGACCACCCGGACGCTGACAGAACCTCCGCAG ATACGACGGACGAGAACAAGGAGAACGAGACTCCGTGGGGCACGCAGGGGGAGACGGACTGGCCGCAGAGCAGCAGCCTtcggcaggaggaggaggagcgggagctGAAGATGGCCCTGGCCCAGAGTCTGCAGGAGCAC GAAGCTCGTgaaatggaggaggaggatgaccTTAAACGAGCCACGGAGCTCAGCTTGCAAG AGTTCAACCGCTCTGTAACGGAGCTCCTGTGTTCCGCCGAGGACTCTGGGAATGAGGAAGTGTTTGCCATGGAGTACAGCGAGGCAGAGGCCGAGGAGCTGAAGAGAAATGCTGAG ACTGGAGAAATGGCCAACTCCTTCAGGCTCGTCAGCGTGGTCAGTCACATCGGCAGCAGCTCATCCTCGG GTCATTACGTCAGCGACGTCTACGACATGAAGAAGCAGTCCTGGCTGACCTACAACGATCTGGACGTGTCACGCACGCAGGAGTCTGCCGTGCAGAGGGACAGGGAGCGGAGCGGGTACATATTCTTCTACATGCAAAG GGAGCAGTTTGAGGAGCTGGAGGGCAGAGGGGGAAGCAGCGAACCCGGAAGGGCAGTCCTGCAGCCCCTCTGA
- the LOC118222671 gene encoding ubiquitin carboxyl-terminal hydrolase 37-like isoform X2, whose product MAPTVPKVLQGDSVRIRISSLELGTTRWKEGGFEINERDSKVSLCLKFSSGGASKIFQLKQNVKNVVLGPKQSLVRLAVTLKDSSVVTFDKVPATLAQRMKEYLEKLKEGKLTGLKTTQGSASFGGILGKRLLNESSPRTASVERQARPHREGQSPLKRLATPSRITSTPEHRGLSENRIEKRKRLTGSGSDLCEDYPKENDSSSNNKASLDSSQKFLLSCKDKLKQAEDNRSSGPLQPSSFYSGRLSSKDYTHGRSFPERPTSASQSPSSRRSLMFPSHSTPFKRIRPSSDYSGWNRPRPSALAPLQPPLQGFSNLGNTCYMNAILQSLFSLQSFTNDLLKQGVLWRTAPANALLRRFIHLLAKKDTSTPEMKRELLRRVKSAISSTAERFSGYMQNDAHEFLSQCMDQMKDDMERINKSSKKEAWEGPQGAWPGEQPDTSRIYTCPVRANMEFEVQHTITCKGCGGVVTKQEQFNDLSIDLPRSAKTLPLLSIQDSLDLFFRMEEIEYSCENCDGKSATVMHKFSKLPRVLILHLKRYSYNAQLSVNSKLGQQVFIPKYLSLLAHCTDSTWPPLGLGWSAQTSTKVSLKPNTSISLDSDSEEEVTRKTASGRRRLSLGDEDRAEVPGGRRAEPLDHSGIGEDETLAAVLEMSRNEALGSQKEPSSPDTGFGDADVPDHPDADRTSADTTDENKENETPWGTQGETDWPQSSSLRQEEEERELKMALAQSLQEHEAREMEEEDDLKRATELSLQEFNRSVTELLCSAEDSGNEEVFAMEYSEAEAEELKRNAETGEMANSFRLVSVVSHIGSSSSSGHYVSDVYDMKKQSWLTYNDLDVSRTQESAVQRDRERSGYIFFYMQREQFEELEGRGGSSEPGRAVLQPL is encoded by the exons ATGGCGCCAACAGTGCCCAAGGTCCTTCAGGGGGACTCCGTCCGCATCCGCATCAGCAGCCTGGAGCTGGGCACCACCCGGTGGAAAGAGGGCGGCTTCGAGATCAACGAGAGGGACAGCAAAGTCAGCCTGTGCCTGAAGTTCAGCAGTGGGGGCGCTTCTAAAATATTTCAG CTGAAGCAGAATGTGAAGAATGTGGTGCTGGGCCCAAAGCAGAGTCTCGTCCGTCTGGCAGTGACCCTGAAGGACTCTAGTGTGGTTACTTTCGATAAGGTGCCAGCCACGCTTGCCCAGAGAATGAAGGAGTACCTGGAAAAACTTAAGGAGGGGAAACTTACAG GTCTGAAGACAACCCAGGGAAGTGCGAGTTTTGGAGGTATCCTGGGGAAGCGATTGCTCAACGAGTCCAGCCCGCGCACGGCCTCTGTGGAGAGACAG GCCAGGCCCCACAGGGAGGGGCAGTCTCCTCTAAAGCGCCTGGCGACGCCCAGCAGGATCACCTCCACACCTGAGCACCGTGGGCTCTCTGAGAACAG AATCGAGAAGCGGAAGAGGTTGACTGGCTCAGGGAGCGATCTCTGTGAGGACTACCCCAAGGAGAATGACTCCTCCAG CAATAACAAAGCCAGCTTGGACTCATCCCAGAAGTTTCTGCTGAGCTGCAAGGACAAGCTGAAACAGGCAGAAGACAACAGGAGCTCAG GTCCTCTGCAGCCATCATCCTTCTACAGTGGCCGTTTGTCCAGTAAAGATTACACGCATGGTCGTTCATTCCCGGAGAg gccAACAAGCGCAAGTCAGTCTCCCTCCTCTCGAAGGAGCCTAATGTTCCCGAGTCACTCCACCCCCTTCAAGAGGATTCGTCCCAGTTCTGACTACAGTGGGTGGAACAGGCCCAGACCCTCTGCTCTGGCACCACTTCAGCCTCCCCTGCAGGG ATTCTCCAACTTGGGGAACACCTGTTACATGAATGCTATTCTCCAGTCTCTGTTCAGCTTGCAGTCCTTTACCAATGACCTGCTAAAGCAGGGTGTTCTGTGGAGGACGGCTCCTGCTAATGCTCTTCTCAG GCGCTTCATCCACCTGCTGGCGAAGAAGGACACGTCCACCCCGGAGATGAAGAGGGAGCTGCTGAGGAGGGTGAAGAGCGCCATCTCCTCCACGGCCGAGCGCTTCTCCGGGTACATGCAGAac GACGCCCACGAGTTCCTCAGTCAGTGCATGGATCAGATGAAGGACGACATGGAGAGGATCAACAAGAGCTCGAAGAAGGAGGCCTGGGAAGGGCctcagggggcgtggccaggggaGCAGCCTGACACCTCCCGGATTTACACCTGTCCCGTCAGGGCCAACATGGAGTTTGAAGTGCAGCACACCATCACGTGTAAAGG GTGTGGAGGGGTGGTCACCAAACAGGAGCAGTTTAATGACCTGTCCATTGACCTGCCCAGGAGTGCAAAGACCCTCCCACTGCTGTCCATACAGGACTCCCTGGATCTCTTCTTCAGG ATGGAAGAGATTGAATATTCCTGTGAAAACTGCGATGGAAAGTCAGCAACCGTGATGCACAAATTCAGTAAACTCCCCAG GGTGTTGATCCTCCATCTGAAACGGTACAGTTACAACGCTCAGCTGTCCGTCAACAGCAAGCTGGGTCAGCAGGTGTTCATCCCCAAGTACCTCTCCCTGTTGGCCCACTGCACAGACTCCACGTGGCCCCCGCTTGGTCTCGGCTGGAGTGCACAAACATCCAC GAAGGTCTCCCTGAAACCCAACACCTCCATTTCCCTGGACTCAGACAGCGAAGAGGAGGTGACCAGGAAGACTGCCAGCGGCAGACGCAGGCTGAGTCTGGGCGATGAGGACAGGGCAGAG GTGCCGGGCGGCAGGCGGGCGGAGCCGCTGGATCACAGCGGGATCGGCGAGGACGAGACGCTGGCGGCGGTCCTGGAGATGAGCCGAAACGAGGCCCTGGGGTCCCAGAAAGAGCCCAGCAGCCCCGACACCGGCTTCGGAGACGCCGACGTGCCCGACCACCCGGACGCTGACAGAACCTCCGCAG ATACGACGGACGAGAACAAGGAGAACGAGACTCCGTGGGGCACGCAGGGGGAGACGGACTGGCCGCAGAGCAGCAGCCTtcggcaggaggaggaggagcgggagctGAAGATGGCCCTGGCCCAGAGTCTGCAGGAGCAC GAAGCTCGTgaaatggaggaggaggatgaccTTAAACGAGCCACGGAGCTCAGCTTGCAAG AGTTCAACCGCTCTGTAACGGAGCTCCTGTGTTCCGCCGAGGACTCTGGGAATGAGGAAGTGTTTGCCATGGAGTACAGCGAGGCAGAGGCCGAGGAGCTGAAGAGAAATGCTGAG ACTGGAGAAATGGCCAACTCCTTCAGGCTCGTCAGCGTGGTCAGTCACATCGGCAGCAGCTCATCCTCGG GTCATTACGTCAGCGACGTCTACGACATGAAGAAGCAGTCCTGGCTGACCTACAACGATCTGGACGTGTCACGCACGCAGGAGTCTGCCGTGCAGAGGGACAGGGAGCGGAGCGGGTACATATTCTTCTACATGCAAAG GGAGCAGTTTGAGGAGCTGGAGGGCAGAGGGGGAAGCAGCGAACCCGGAAGGGCAGTCCTGCAGCCCCTCTGA
- the cnot9 gene encoding CCR4-NOT transcription complex subunit 9 isoform X2: MLATGAAVSTALAQVDREKIYQWINELSSPETRENALLELSKKRESVPDLAPMLWHSCGTIAALLQEIVNIYPSINPPTLTAHQSNRVCNALALLQCVASHPETRSAFLAAHIPLFLYPFLHTVSKTRPFEYLRLTSLGVIGALVKTDEQEVINFLLTTEIIPLCLRIMESGSELSKTVATFILQKILLDDTGLAYICQTYERFSHVAMILGKMVLQLSKEPSARLLKHVVRCYLRLSDNPRAREALRQCLPDQLKDSTFAQVLKDDTTTKRWLAQLVKNLQEGQITDARGIPLAPQ; this comes from the exons ATGCTGGCTACAGGAGCA GCTGTAAGCACAGCGCTGGCGCAGGTGGATAGGGAAAAGATATATCAGTGGATCAATGAGCTGTCCAGCCCAGAGACCCGGGAGAATGCCCTACTGGAGCTCAGTAAGAAGCGTGAGTCTGTTCCGGACCTGGCTCCCATGCTCTGGCACTCCTGTGGCACAATCGCGGCGCTGCTGCAG GAAATTGTCAACATATATCCCTCCATCAATCCGCCCACCCTCACAGCGCACCAGTCCAACCGAGTGTGCAACGCCCTCGCGCTTCTGCAGTGTGTCGCGTCCCATCCGGAAACAAG GTCTGCGTTTCTGGCTGCCCACATTCCGCTGTTCCTCTACCCCTTCCTCCATACGGTCAGCAAAACGCGTCCTTTCGAGTACCTGCGTCTCACCAGCCTCGGAGTCATAG GAGCTCTGGTAAAAACAGATGAACAGGAAGTGATCAACTTCTTACTGACCACAGAGATCATTCCCCTGTGCCTGCGCATCATGGAGTCCGGCAGCGAGCTTTCCAAAACG GTTGCTACTTTCATATTACAGAAAATACTCCTGGACGACACGGGGCTGGCGTATATTTGTCAGACATACGAACGCTTCTCCCACGTAGCTATGATACTT GGGAAGATGGTGCTGCAGCTCTCCAAAGAGCCATCGGCTCGACTGCTGAAGCACGTGGTGCGCTGTTATCTCCGCCTCTCTGACAATCCCAG AGCGCGGGAGGCCCTCCGCCAGTGCCTGCCAGACCAGCTGAAGGACAGCACCTTTGCCCAGGTGCTGAAGGACGACACCACCACCAAGCGCTGGCTGGCACAGCTGGTGAAGAACCTGCAGGAGGGGCAGATCACAGATGCCCGGGGCATCCCCCTAGCCCCGCAGTAA
- the cnot9 gene encoding CCR4-NOT transcription complex subunit 9 isoform X1: MLANTLLAQLTGLSNAKAVSTALAQVDREKIYQWINELSSPETRENALLELSKKRESVPDLAPMLWHSCGTIAALLQEIVNIYPSINPPTLTAHQSNRVCNALALLQCVASHPETRSAFLAAHIPLFLYPFLHTVSKTRPFEYLRLTSLGVIGALVKTDEQEVINFLLTTEIIPLCLRIMESGSELSKTVATFILQKILLDDTGLAYICQTYERFSHVAMILGKMVLQLSKEPSARLLKHVVRCYLRLSDNPRAREALRQCLPDQLKDSTFAQVLKDDTTTKRWLAQLVKNLQEGQITDARGIPLAPQ; the protein is encoded by the exons ATGTTAGCTAATACACTGCTAGCCCAGCTAACGGGTCTAAGTAACGCTAAG GCTGTAAGCACAGCGCTGGCGCAGGTGGATAGGGAAAAGATATATCAGTGGATCAATGAGCTGTCCAGCCCAGAGACCCGGGAGAATGCCCTACTGGAGCTCAGTAAGAAGCGTGAGTCTGTTCCGGACCTGGCTCCCATGCTCTGGCACTCCTGTGGCACAATCGCGGCGCTGCTGCAG GAAATTGTCAACATATATCCCTCCATCAATCCGCCCACCCTCACAGCGCACCAGTCCAACCGAGTGTGCAACGCCCTCGCGCTTCTGCAGTGTGTCGCGTCCCATCCGGAAACAAG GTCTGCGTTTCTGGCTGCCCACATTCCGCTGTTCCTCTACCCCTTCCTCCATACGGTCAGCAAAACGCGTCCTTTCGAGTACCTGCGTCTCACCAGCCTCGGAGTCATAG GAGCTCTGGTAAAAACAGATGAACAGGAAGTGATCAACTTCTTACTGACCACAGAGATCATTCCCCTGTGCCTGCGCATCATGGAGTCCGGCAGCGAGCTTTCCAAAACG GTTGCTACTTTCATATTACAGAAAATACTCCTGGACGACACGGGGCTGGCGTATATTTGTCAGACATACGAACGCTTCTCCCACGTAGCTATGATACTT GGGAAGATGGTGCTGCAGCTCTCCAAAGAGCCATCGGCTCGACTGCTGAAGCACGTGGTGCGCTGTTATCTCCGCCTCTCTGACAATCCCAG AGCGCGGGAGGCCCTCCGCCAGTGCCTGCCAGACCAGCTGAAGGACAGCACCTTTGCCCAGGTGCTGAAGGACGACACCACCACCAAGCGCTGGCTGGCACAGCTGGTGAAGAACCTGCAGGAGGGGCAGATCACAGATGCCCGGGGCATCCCCCTAGCCCCGCAGTAA